A section of the Mergibacter septicus genome encodes:
- a CDS encoding SGNH/GDSL hydrolase family protein, producing MKKWWFLLFLGLNIGLATVMANQQNHLFVPVKKVQQNKTAKTKEHILIIGDSLMRQIGTSLERRLVKQGYKVTNLAKSSSGLVNKKFYNWQQVLANALQQDPNIGLIIAHFGANDTLALKVNNKVRQFYSKEWDQAYRQRLNEIVEQVRANQSLIWLSLPCMKPNGYNKKMQHLNRLMETTLNSRVIWLDTYSLVCSQGKYVETIMQVGKKLRVRIKDGIHFSLAGANLIAKAIEKKIVEGISFVKKKVVMPSTLDHQFTSKKLISQQVNHSDGKTKNKQINRN from the coding sequence ATGAAAAAGTGGTGGTTTTTACTTTTTCTTGGGCTAAATATTGGTTTAGCAACCGTAATGGCAAATCAGCAAAATCATTTGTTTGTGCCAGTAAAAAAAGTACAACAAAATAAAACGGCGAAGACAAAAGAGCATATCCTTATTATTGGCGATTCTCTGATGCGGCAGATTGGCACATCGTTAGAACGGCGATTAGTCAAACAAGGGTATAAAGTAACTAATCTTGCGAAGTCAAGCAGTGGTTTAGTGAATAAAAAATTTTATAACTGGCAACAGGTGCTGGCTAATGCTTTGCAACAAGATCCGAATATTGGTTTGATTATTGCCCATTTTGGTGCAAATGATACGTTAGCATTGAAAGTGAATAATAAAGTGAGGCAATTTTATAGCAAGGAATGGGATCAAGCATACCGTCAACGCTTAAATGAAATTGTCGAGCAAGTAAGAGCAAATCAATCCCTTATTTGGTTAAGTTTACCTTGTATGAAACCAAATGGATATAACAAAAAAATGCAACACTTAAATCGGTTAATGGAAACAACATTAAATTCACGAGTTATCTGGTTGGATACTTATTCTCTTGTCTGTTCGCAAGGAAAGTATGTTGAAACGATAATGCAGGTAGGGAAAAAATTAAGAGTACGGATCAAAGATGGGATTCATTTTAGTTTAGCTGGTGCTAATCTGATTGCGAAAGCGATAGAGAAAAAAATTGTAGAGGGAATATCATTCGTAAAGAAAAAGGTGGTAATGCCATCAACTCTCGATCATCAGTTTACCTCTAAAAAGCTGATTTCTCAGCAAGTTAACCATTCAGATGGTAAAACAAAAAATAAGCAAATAAATCGTAACTAG
- a CDS encoding DUF441 domain-containing protein has protein sequence MLLQFNAIALMLVVLIALGVVSNNSSVTIASTILLLMQQTVLKQYLPWVEKNGLSIGIVILTLGVLSPLVTGKVPLQGISYFFQWKMILAVIVGVIVAWLGGRGVNLMSGSPTLVTGLIVGTIIGVAFFGGIPVGPLIAAGLLSLVIGKG, from the coding sequence ATGTTATTACAATTTAATGCCATCGCTTTGATGCTAGTGGTTTTAATTGCGTTGGGAGTAGTGAGTAATAATAGTTCAGTGACTATTGCCTCAACCATTTTATTATTAATGCAACAGACCGTATTAAAACAATATTTACCTTGGGTAGAAAAAAATGGTTTATCTATCGGGATTGTGATTCTTACACTTGGTGTTTTAAGTCCATTGGTCACTGGCAAAGTACCTTTACAAGGAATTAGTTATTTTTTTCAATGGAAAATGATTTTAGCCGTAATTGTTGGTGTCATTGTTGCTTGGTTAGGCGGTAGAGGGGTTAATTTAATGAGTGGATCGCCAACTTTAGTAACAGGTCTAATTGTAGGGACGATTATTGGCGTTGCTTTCTTTGGTGGAATACCAGTAGGACCTTTAATTGCCGCAGGCTTGTTATCATTAGTGATAGGTAAAGGTTAA
- a CDS encoding LysR family transcriptional regulator produces the protein MKATFLEIRHLKTLLALQETGSVSLAAKRVYLTQSALSHQLKLLEDQYGLTLFERKTTPIRFTAAGERLITLAKEVIPLIINAERDLACVKQGEAGELRIAVECHTCFDWLMPAMDEFRQHWGLVELDIVSGFHTDPVGLLLSHRADWAVVSEVEKDDNILYRPLFSYEMVGICSKDHSLAEKAVWQAEDFAEQTLITYPVPDEMLDLVRKVLKPAGINPLRRTTELTIAMIQLVASKRGIAALPYWAVKPYLERGYVVARQIMPEGLQSNLYAAIRREDRDLAYLDYFYETVKGQSFATLPGLSVLV, from the coding sequence ATGAAAGCAACATTTTTGGAAATACGGCATTTAAAAACTCTGTTAGCATTACAAGAAACAGGCAGTGTTTCGTTAGCGGCTAAACGTGTGTATTTAACCCAATCAGCTTTATCTCATCAATTAAAATTGTTAGAAGATCAATATGGTTTAACTTTATTTGAACGTAAAACAACCCCCATTCGCTTTACCGCAGCAGGTGAGCGTTTAATTACCTTAGCAAAGGAAGTTATCCCCTTAATTATTAATGCAGAGCGTGATCTAGCTTGTGTGAAACAAGGAGAAGCAGGGGAATTACGCATTGCCGTTGAATGCCATACTTGTTTCGATTGGCTGATGCCTGCTATGGACGAATTTCGTCAACATTGGGGGCTAGTTGAACTAGATATTGTCTCAGGATTTCATACCGATCCAGTTGGCTTATTATTAAGCCATCGTGCAGATTGGGCGGTAGTTTCAGAAGTTGAAAAAGATGACAATATTCTTTATCGTCCACTTTTTTCATATGAAATGGTCGGGATCTGTTCCAAAGATCATAGTCTTGCCGAGAAAGCCGTGTGGCAAGCTGAAGATTTTGCAGAACAGACATTAATTACTTACCCCGTGCCAGATGAAATGTTGGATTTAGTACGTAAAGTATTAAAACCTGCTGGAATTAATCCGTTACGGCGAACGACTGAGTTGACGATTGCGATGATCCAGTTAGTAGCAAGTAAAAGAGGGATTGCCGCTTTACCTTATTGGGCTGTTAAACCTTATTTGGAACGAGGATATGTTGTTGCACGCCAGATTATGCCAGAGGGATTACAGAGTAATTTATATGCCGCAATTCGGCGAGAAGATCGAGATCTTGCTTATTTAGATTATTTTTATGAAACCGTTAAAGGGCAAAGTTTTGCAACTTTACCCGGTTTATCTGTTTTAGTGTAA
- the metE gene encoding 5-methyltetrahydropteroyltriglutamate--homocysteine S-methyltransferase — MATFHLAGFPRVGAKRELKFAQERYWRKELSESDLLTVARLLREKNWQHQAENNADFVTVGDFTLYDHILDLQVATGAIPTRFGFDSQNLTLDQYFQLARGNESQFAIEMTKWFDTNYHYLVPEFHKNTEFKANPQHYLQQLKEAQALGYQAKPTLVGPISFLFLGKEKGQESFDRLSLLPKLLPVYQDILTTLAQAGAEWIQIDEPILALDLPAEWLAAFQPTYEKLTTVSAKLLLATYFGSVNEHANLLKALPVSGLHLDLVRAPQQLSDFIDYPNVLSLGVVDGRNIWRANLEQVLDLLEPLQAQLGERLWIAPSCSLLHVPYDLSVETQLDQNLRSWLAFALQKVAELKIIKTALNQGRDVVSAELAASRAAATTRAESTEIHRQDVAARLAALPANADQRHSPYSERVKAQQQWLKLPLLPTTNIGSFPQTSEIRQARAKFKKGELSVADYETAMKQEIAYVVAQQEALDLDVLVHGEAERNDMVEYFGELLDGFAFTKFGWVQSYGSRCVKPPIIFGDVRRPQPMTVAWSQYAQSLTKRPMKGMLTGPVTILQWSFVRNDISRATVCKQIALALNDEVLDLEKAGIKIIQIDEPAIREGLPLKRADWDSYLQWAGEAFRLSSSGCEDSTQIHTHMCYSEFNDILPAIAALDADVITIETSRSDMELLTAFADFKYPNEIGPGVYDIHSPRVPAEAEIEHLLRKALDVIPAERLWVNPDCGLKTRAWPETIAALENMVKVTKKLRRELTA, encoded by the coding sequence ATGGCAACATTTCATCTAGCAGGCTTTCCAAGGGTTGGCGCAAAACGTGAATTAAAATTTGCACAAGAACGTTATTGGCGAAAAGAGTTATCTGAAAGTGATCTTTTAACTGTTGCACGTTTATTACGTGAAAAAAATTGGCAACATCAAGCAGAAAATAATGCCGACTTTGTTACCGTTGGTGATTTTACGTTGTATGATCATATTCTTGATTTACAAGTAGCAACTGGGGCAATTCCAACCCGTTTTGGATTTGATAGCCAAAATTTGACCTTAGACCAATATTTTCAACTTGCTCGTGGTAACGAAAGCCAATTTGCAATTGAAATGACGAAATGGTTTGATACCAACTACCACTATCTTGTTCCTGAGTTTCACAAAAATACTGAATTTAAAGCTAATCCACAACATTACTTACAACAATTAAAAGAAGCTCAAGCGTTAGGTTATCAAGCTAAACCAACTTTAGTTGGTCCAATTTCTTTTCTCTTTTTAGGGAAAGAAAAAGGTCAGGAAAGTTTTGATCGTTTATCTCTACTGCCAAAACTTCTCCCTGTCTATCAAGATATTTTGACAACATTAGCACAAGCAGGTGCTGAATGGATTCAAATTGATGAACCGATTTTAGCTTTAGATTTACCTGCTGAATGGTTAGCCGCTTTCCAACCAACCTATGAAAAATTAACTACAGTATCAGCAAAATTATTATTAGCCACCTATTTTGGTTCGGTAAATGAGCACGCTAACTTATTGAAAGCATTACCTGTTTCTGGATTACATCTTGACCTAGTACGTGCTCCACAACAATTATCAGACTTTATTGATTATCCTAACGTACTCTCCCTTGGTGTCGTTGATGGACGTAATATCTGGCGTGCCAATCTTGAACAAGTACTAGATCTGCTAGAACCTCTTCAAGCCCAATTAGGGGAACGGTTATGGATTGCACCAAGCTGCTCTTTATTACATGTTCCTTATGATCTCTCAGTTGAAACACAACTCGATCAAAATCTACGTTCTTGGCTTGCTTTTGCTTTACAAAAAGTGGCAGAACTTAAAATCATCAAAACTGCTTTAAACCAAGGTAGAGATGTTGTATCAGCTGAATTAGCTGCAAGCCGTGCAGCAGCAACTACTCGTGCCGAAAGTACAGAAATTCACCGTCAAGATGTTGCAGCACGTTTAGCAGCTTTACCCGCAAATGCGGATCAACGTCATTCCCCTTACAGTGAACGGGTGAAAGCGCAACAGCAATGGTTAAAACTACCTTTATTACCAACCACAAATATCGGCTCTTTCCCACAAACTAGTGAAATTCGTCAAGCTCGAGCAAAATTCAAAAAAGGTGAACTCAGTGTTGCTGATTATGAAACAGCAATGAAACAAGAAATTGCTTATGTTGTTGCACAACAAGAAGCGCTTGATCTTGATGTTTTAGTACACGGAGAAGCTGAACGTAATGATATGGTTGAATATTTTGGCGAATTATTAGATGGTTTTGCTTTCACTAAATTTGGTTGGGTACAGAGTTATGGTAGCCGTTGTGTGAAACCACCTATTATTTTTGGTGATGTTCGCCGCCCTCAACCAATGACTGTTGCTTGGTCGCAATATGCCCAAAGCTTAACTAAACGTCCAATGAAAGGTATGCTAACTGGACCAGTTACTATCTTACAATGGTCATTTGTACGTAATGATATTAGTCGAGCCACAGTATGTAAACAAATCGCTTTAGCTTTAAACGATGAAGTATTAGATTTAGAAAAAGCAGGAATTAAAATCATTCAAATTGATGAACCTGCTATTCGTGAAGGATTACCACTAAAACGAGCTGATTGGGATAGTTATTTACAATGGGCTGGCGAAGCATTCAGACTATCCTCAAGTGGCTGTGAAGATAGCACTCAGATTCATACCCATATGTGTTATTCAGAATTTAACGATATTTTACCTGCGATTGCAGCGCTTGATGCCGATGTTATTACCATTGAAACTTCTCGTTCTGATATGGAATTATTAACTGCTTTTGCTGACTTTAAATATCCAAATGAGATTGGCCCGGGTGTCTATGATATTCACAGCCCTCGAGTACCAGCAGAAGCTGAAATAGAACATTTATTGAGAAAAGCCTTAGATGTGATTCCAGCAGAACGCTTATGGGTCAATCCTGATTGTGGTTTAAAAACACGAGCTTGGCCTGAAACAATTGCTGCATTAGAAAATATGGTGAAAGTAACTAAAAAATTACGCCGTGAATTAACCGCATAG
- a CDS encoding ComEA family DNA-binding protein: MGLIRSLLLLMISSGVFITSAFATDTSVANQVTQEVTQVTAQAAQGIEEKVNINTATVEQLQRVLQNVGRKKAQAIVDYRQKNGNFTSVDQLSDVPGIGTVTLERNRDRILL; the protein is encoded by the coding sequence ATGGGTTTAATCCGATCTTTATTGTTATTGATGATAAGCAGTGGGGTATTTATCACTTCAGCGTTTGCAACAGATACTTCGGTTGCGAATCAGGTTACTCAAGAGGTAACTCAAGTGACCGCTCAAGCCGCCCAAGGTATTGAAGAAAAAGTAAATATTAATACAGCAACAGTAGAACAATTACAGCGAGTTTTACAAAATGTTGGTCGAAAAAAAGCACAAGCAATAGTAGATTATCGTCAAAAAAATGGTAATTTTACCTCGGTTGATCAATTGAGTGATGTACCGGGAATTGGAACGGTGACGTTAGAACGTAATCGGGATAGAATCTTGTTATAA
- the ispH gene encoding 4-hydroxy-3-methylbut-2-enyl diphosphate reductase: MKILLANPRGFCAGVDRAISIVELALEIHGAPIYVRHEVVHNRFVVDGLRKRGAIFVEELCDVPDGAIVIFSAHGVSQAVRQEAKERNLKVFDATCPLVTKVHMQVARASRKGTKAILIGHEGHPEVEGTMGQYDNTAGGIYLVENVEDIANLPLGKDDDLTFMTQTTLSVDDTADVIAALKEKYPAIQGPRKNDICYATTNRQQAVRALATQSDLVIVVGSKNSSNSNRLAELASRMGIPAKLIDDAKDIQPAWLDQVKTIGITAGASAPEVLVQSVVTRLQALGAKEVEELDGCEENTVFEVPRELRITK; the protein is encoded by the coding sequence ATGAAAATTTTATTAGCGAACCCACGGGGTTTTTGTGCAGGTGTTGATCGAGCGATTAGTATTGTTGAGTTAGCTTTAGAAATTCACGGTGCACCAATTTATGTACGCCATGAAGTAGTACATAACCGTTTTGTTGTTGATGGGTTACGCAAGAGAGGGGCTATTTTTGTTGAAGAATTATGTGATGTACCAGATGGTGCCATCGTCATTTTTTCAGCTCATGGGGTGTCACAAGCTGTACGTCAAGAAGCGAAAGAACGGAATTTAAAAGTCTTTGACGCAACTTGTCCGTTGGTAACTAAAGTCCATATGCAGGTTGCAAGAGCAAGTCGAAAGGGGACAAAAGCAATTTTAATCGGACATGAAGGTCACCCTGAAGTAGAAGGTACAATGGGGCAGTATGATAATACGGCAGGGGGAATTTATTTGGTTGAAAATGTAGAAGATATTGCAAATTTACCTTTGGGCAAAGATGACGACTTAACTTTTATGACACAGACAACATTATCGGTTGATGATACTGCAGATGTGATCGCCGCTTTAAAAGAAAAATATCCTGCAATTCAAGGACCTCGCAAAAATGATATTTGTTATGCAACTACTAATCGTCAACAAGCTGTGAGAGCACTTGCGACTCAATCAGATTTAGTGATTGTTGTGGGATCTAAAAATTCCTCAAATTCTAACCGTTTAGCGGAATTAGCCTCTCGAATGGGAATCCCGGCAAAATTAATCGATGATGCAAAGGATATTCAACCTGCTTGGTTAGATCAGGTCAAAACAATAGGCATTACCGCAGGTGCATCAGCACCAGAAGTATTAGTACAATCAGTGGTGACACGCTTACAAGCATTAGGGGCGAAAGAGGTAGAGGAATTAGATGGCTGTGAGGAAAATACTGTATTTGAAGTCCCTAGAGAATTGCGAATAACTAAATAG
- the lspA gene encoding signal peptidase II, which translates to MDKRDTAEKKSTGLIFLWLSLLIFISDLLSKWWIVKHFALYQSVEVLPIFNLTYVRNYGAAFSFLAEHNGWQKYFFILLAMFISGLLTYWLSKSPRSAKLLNCGYACIIGGALANMLDRLYNGFVIDFLDFHWKIYHYPIFNLADVAICVGAGCLILDHFLHHKRESN; encoded by the coding sequence ATGGATAAGCGTGATACCGCTGAAAAAAAATCAACAGGGTTAATCTTTCTGTGGTTAAGTTTGCTGATTTTTATTAGTGATTTATTGAGTAAATGGTGGATTGTCAAACATTTTGCGTTATATCAAAGTGTTGAGGTTTTACCGATATTTAATCTGACATATGTACGAAATTATGGTGCAGCATTTAGTTTTTTAGCTGAACATAATGGCTGGCAAAAATATTTTTTTATTTTGCTTGCGATGTTTATTTCAGGTTTGCTGACTTATTGGTTGAGTAAAAGTCCTCGTTCTGCAAAATTATTAAATTGTGGTTATGCTTGTATTATTGGAGGCGCATTAGCCAATATGTTAGATCGGTTGTATAACGGTTTTGTTATAGATTTTTTAGATTTTCACTGGAAAATATATCACTATCCAATCTTTAATTTAGCTGATGTTGCTATTTGTGTAGGGGCAGGCTGTTTAATTTTAGATCATTTTCTTCATCATAAACGGGAATCAAATTAA
- the ileS gene encoding isoleucine--tRNA ligase → MSKTTTDYKSTLNLPETGFPMRGDLAKREPSMLKNWYDKGLYQKIRQATKGKKSFILHDGPPYANGKIHIGHAVNKILKDIIIKSKTALGFDSPYIPGWDCHGLPIELKVEGLVGKPDQNVSAAEFRQACRQYALEQVEGQKEDFIRLGVLADWENPYLTMNFDTEAAIIRTLGKVIANGHLYKGSKPVHWCLDCGSALAEAEVEYYDKTSPSIYVAFKAKDPSAVEQIFNLQEKGEGELSAVIWTTTPWTLPSNRAIAVHPELEYQLIQVRLGEETKRFILTTELVESVMNVIGAADYQVLGSVKGQELELLSFQHPFYAFEVPIILGEHVGNDAGTGLVHTAPDHGQDDFVVARKYNLPMAGLIGNDGKFISSAEFFAGLDVFSANGKVIEKLEEVGSLLKLEKIKHSYPHCWRHKNPIIFRATPQWFIGMETQYLRRNALEEIKGVRWIPDWGQARIETMVANRPDWCISRQRTWGVPLTLFIHNETEELHPRTAEIIEEVAKRVEQQGIQAWWDLDPAEVLGDEAKDYHKVPDTLDVWFDSGSTYSSVVAQRPEFEGKPIDMYLEGSDQHRGWFMSSLMLSTATDNKAPYKQVLTHGFTVDGQGRKMSKSIGNIVTPQEVMDKFGGDILRLWVASTDYTGEMTVSDEILKRAADAYRRIRNTARFLLANLNGFDPKRDRVKADEMIVLDRWAVACALQAQQEIKEAYDNYQFHTVVQRLMKFCSIEMGSFYLDIIKDRQYTTKADSLARRSCQTALWHIAEALVRWIAPILSFTADEIWQYIPGERSEFVFTEEFYSGLFGLDSNENMNDAYWQKVLQVRSEANRVLEQARNDKLIGGGLEAEVVLYADDTLLPILQQLGDELRFVLITSKAEVKPLSEADVAVGEFAGLAVKVIRSQQQKCPRCWHYSETIGSNADNPQLCSRCVENVAGNGEQRKFA, encoded by the coding sequence ATGTCAAAAACAACAACTGATTATAAAAGTACGCTAAATTTGCCTGAAACAGGCTTTCCAATGCGTGGTGACTTAGCGAAACGTGAACCTAGTATGTTAAAGAATTGGTATGACAAAGGTTTATATCAAAAAATTCGTCAAGCTACTAAAGGTAAAAAAAGTTTTATTCTTCACGATGGTCCTCCGTATGCGAATGGTAAGATCCACATTGGACATGCTGTTAATAAAATTCTGAAAGATATTATTATTAAATCTAAAACTGCGTTAGGCTTTGATTCTCCTTATATTCCGGGTTGGGATTGCCATGGTTTACCGATCGAATTAAAAGTAGAGGGATTAGTTGGTAAACCAGATCAAAATGTTTCAGCGGCTGAATTTCGTCAAGCTTGCCGTCAATATGCCTTAGAACAGGTTGAAGGGCAGAAAGAAGATTTTATTCGCCTTGGGGTATTAGCGGATTGGGAAAATCCATATTTAACCATGAATTTTGACACCGAAGCGGCGATTATTCGCACTTTGGGGAAAGTAATTGCAAATGGTCATCTTTATAAAGGATCTAAGCCAGTACATTGGTGTTTAGATTGTGGTTCAGCATTGGCTGAAGCGGAAGTTGAATATTATGATAAAACTTCTCCATCTATTTATGTTGCCTTTAAGGCTAAAGATCCAAGTGCTGTTGAACAGATTTTTAATTTACAAGAAAAAGGTGAAGGGGAGTTATCTGCGGTTATTTGGACGACAACCCCTTGGACTTTACCATCTAACCGTGCAATTGCTGTTCATCCAGAACTGGAGTACCAATTAATTCAAGTGAGATTAGGAGAGGAAACAAAACGTTTCATTCTGACAACTGAATTGGTTGAAAGCGTAATGAACGTGATTGGTGCTGCAGATTATCAAGTGTTAGGCAGTGTAAAAGGACAAGAATTAGAATTACTGAGTTTTCAGCATCCATTCTATGCTTTTGAGGTACCAATTATTTTAGGTGAGCATGTTGGTAATGATGCTGGTACAGGCTTGGTACATACTGCACCTGATCATGGTCAAGATGATTTTGTCGTTGCAAGAAAGTATAACCTACCAATGGCAGGATTAATTGGTAATGATGGTAAATTCATTAGTTCAGCAGAGTTTTTTGCAGGGCTTGATGTCTTCAGTGCGAATGGCAAAGTAATTGAAAAACTTGAAGAAGTTGGTTCATTACTAAAATTAGAGAAAATTAAACATAGCTATCCACATTGTTGGCGGCATAAAAATCCAATCATTTTCCGTGCAACACCACAATGGTTTATTGGTATGGAAACACAATATTTACGTCGCAACGCTTTAGAAGAGATTAAAGGGGTACGTTGGATTCCTGATTGGGGACAAGCTCGAATTGAAACAATGGTCGCTAATCGTCCTGATTGGTGTATCTCTCGTCAACGTACTTGGGGGGTACCATTAACTCTCTTTATTCATAATGAAACGGAAGAGTTGCATCCTCGTACGGCGGAGATTATTGAAGAAGTAGCAAAACGAGTAGAGCAACAAGGTATTCAAGCGTGGTGGGATTTAGATCCTGCGGAAGTTTTGGGTGATGAAGCAAAAGATTATCATAAAGTCCCTGATACACTAGACGTATGGTTTGATTCTGGATCGACTTATTCATCGGTGGTGGCACAACGCCCAGAATTTGAGGGTAAACCGATTGATATGTATTTAGAAGGCTCAGATCAACATCGTGGTTGGTTTATGTCTTCCTTAATGCTCTCGACAGCAACGGATAATAAAGCACCATATAAGCAAGTATTGACTCACGGTTTTACGGTTGATGGACAAGGTCGCAAAATGTCAAAATCCATCGGTAATATCGTAACCCCACAAGAAGTTATGGATAAATTTGGTGGTGATATTTTACGCCTATGGGTTGCCTCGACAGATTATACTGGGGAGATGACAGTTTCTGATGAAATTTTAAAACGAGCAGCAGATGCTTATCGCCGTATTCGTAATACCGCCCGTTTCTTATTAGCGAATTTAAATGGTTTTGACCCAAAACGTGATCGAGTGAAAGCGGATGAAATGATTGTATTAGATCGTTGGGCGGTTGCTTGTGCGTTACAAGCTCAACAAGAAATTAAAGAAGCATATGATAATTATCAATTCCATACCGTTGTACAACGCTTAATGAAATTCTGTTCAATTGAAATGGGATCGTTTTACCTTGATATTATCAAAGATCGTCAATATACAACAAAAGCGGATAGTTTAGCTCGCCGTAGTTGCCAAACTGCATTATGGCATATTGCTGAAGCATTAGTACGTTGGATTGCTCCGATCTTGTCTTTTACCGCTGATGAAATTTGGCAATATATTCCCGGTGAAAGAAGTGAGTTTGTTTTCACCGAAGAATTTTATTCAGGTTTATTTGGTTTAGACAGCAATGAAAATATGAATGATGCTTACTGGCAGAAAGTATTGCAAGTACGTTCTGAAGCCAACCGAGTGCTAGAACAAGCACGTAACGATAAACTTATCGGTGGTGGATTAGAAGCGGAAGTTGTACTGTATGCTGATGACACACTTCTACCAATTTTACAACAATTGGGAGATGAGTTGCGTTTTGTGTTAATCACCTCAAAAGCAGAAGTAAAACCTTTAAGCGAAGCTGATGTTGCAGTAGGAGAATTTGCAGGATTAGCAGTAAAAGTTATTCGTTCGCAACAGCAAAAATGCCCACGTTGCTGGCATTATTCTGAAACTATCGGTTCAAATGCTGATAATCCTCAGCTTTGTTCTCGTTGTGTGGAGAATGTCGCTGGTAATGGGGAGCAGCGTAAGTTTGCATAA
- the rsfS gene encoding ribosome silencing factor has translation MLDFIVEKLDTLKAKDIVVLDVTTTSPITDNMIICTGNSSRHVASLAQNLIDQCKQQGIENFGTEGKNTADWIVVDFGQVMVHIMQEDARHLYQLEKLWH, from the coding sequence GTGTTAGATTTTATTGTAGAAAAATTAGATACTTTGAAAGCAAAAGATATTGTAGTTTTAGATGTCACCACAACCTCTCCCATAACCGATAATATGATTATTTGTACGGGGAATTCTAGCCGCCATGTTGCATCATTAGCCCAAAACTTGATCGATCAATGTAAGCAACAAGGTATCGAAAACTTTGGGACAGAAGGTAAAAATACCGCAGATTGGATCGTAGTTGATTTTGGGCAAGTGATGGTACATATCATGCAAGAAGATGCTCGCCATCTTTATCAACTGGAAAAACTTTGGCATTAG
- the rlmH gene encoding 23S rRNA (pseudouridine(1915)-N(3))-methyltransferase RlmH, which translates to MKIQLIAVGTKMPSWVTQGFNEYQRRFPKDMPFELIEIPAGKRGKNADIKRILDKEGEQMLAACGKGNQLVTLDIPGKPWTTEQLASRLEHWKNDGRDLSLLIGGPEGLSLQCKQAADESWSLSPLTLPHPLVRVIVAESLYRAWSLTTNHPYHRE; encoded by the coding sequence ATGAAAATACAGCTTATTGCGGTAGGTACAAAAATGCCGTCTTGGGTAACACAAGGCTTTAACGAATATCAGCGACGTTTTCCAAAAGATATGCCTTTTGAATTAATTGAAATTCCAGCAGGTAAACGTGGAAAAAATGCGGATATCAAACGGATTTTAGACAAAGAAGGGGAACAAATGCTAGCAGCCTGTGGTAAAGGCAACCAACTTGTTACCCTCGATATTCCGGGAAAACCTTGGACAACAGAACAACTTGCAAGCAGATTAGAACATTGGAAAAATGATGGACGTGATCTGAGTTTATTAATTGGTGGACCTGAAGGGTTATCTCTACAATGTAAACAAGCTGCTGATGAGAGTTGGTCTTTATCACCACTCACTTTACCACACCCTTTAGTCAGAGTAATTGTTGCTGAAAGCTTATACCGTGCTTGGAGTTTAACTACTAATCATCCTTATCACCGAGAATAA